GATGATCCTGCGGTACTACGCCGACAACGGCCCCGCATTCCTCGAGCCGACGTCCATCACGCCGATGATGGGGAAGGGCGAGGCGGTCGTCGAGACCCGGCCGGTCGGCGCCCTGCTGGCCATCGAGCCGTGGAACTACCCCTTCTACCAGGTGGTCCGGGTCGCCGGCCCCAACCTGGTGCTCGGGAACACCGTGATCCTCAAGCACGCCGAGAACGTGCCGCAGTGTGCGATGGCGGTCGAGCGGCTGTTCACCGACGCCGGTGCCCCCGCGGGCGTGTTCACCAACACCTTCCTGCGGATCGCCGACGTCGAGCAGGTCATCGCCGACCCGCGGATCCAGGGCGTCACGCTGACCGGCAGCGAGCGCGCCGGCAGCGCCGTGGCGGCCCTGGCCGGCAAGCACCTCAAGAAGTCGGTGCTCGAGCTCGGCGGCAGCGACCCGTTCATCGTGCTCGACGCCGAGGACATGGGCGCCACCGTCAAGGCCGCCACCATGGGCCGGATGCAGAACACCGGCCAGGCGTGCACGGCGTCCAAGCGGCTGATCGTCACCGAGGAGCTCTTCGAGCCGTTCGTCGAGGGCCTCAAGCAGGCGTTCGGCACCTTCGCCCCCGGCGACCCCGCCGACCCGTCGACCTCGCTCGCCCCGCTGTCCAGCGAGCGCGCGGCCCAGGACCTGCACGCCCAGATCCAGGACGCGGTCGACAAGGGCGCGACCGTCGTCGCCGGCGGCAGGCGCCCCGAGCACCCGGGCGCCTTCGTCGAGGCCACCATCCTCACCGACGTCACCCCCGAGATGCGGGCCTACCGCGAGGAGCTCTTCGGTCCGGCGGCCGTCGTCTACCGGGTCAAGGACGCCGACGAGGCGGTCGCGCTGGCCAACGACAGCGACTTCGGCCTGGGCGCCACCGTCATGAGCGGCGACCTGGACCGCGCCCGGTCCGTGGCCGACCGGCTCGAGGCCGGCATGGTGTGGATCAACCAGCCCACCGGCTCCTCCCCCGAGCTGCCCTTCGGCGGGGTGAAGCGCTCCGGCTACGGCCGCGAGCTCTCCGAGCTGGCGGTGTTCGAGTTCGCCAACCGGCGGCTGGTGCGGACGGTGCCGGTGAAGAAGGCCGAGCCGGCCGGGGGCTGAGCGCGGGTGGCCGTCGCCCCGGCCTGGCCACCTGGGCAGGATGGACCCGTGAGCCAGGTCTGGGCGACGCCGCACCGCGCCACCCCGGTGGACGCCGTCGTGCCGCTGCCGGGGTCGAAGTCGCTGACCGCCCGGGCACTGGTCCTGGCCGCGCTGGCCGACGGGCCCGGCCGGCTGGTCCGCCCGCTGCGGGCCCGCGACACCGACCTGATGGCC
This window of the Geodermatophilus sp. DSM 44513 genome carries:
- a CDS encoding NAD-dependent succinate-semialdehyde dehydrogenase; amino-acid sequence: MTATQHPPTEHPKTASESGERRYATVNPFTGETEQEFDYTPTDEIDGIVGRAHTAYQEWRERSVEDRAAVVRRAAELMDERRADLAALITTEMGKRAEEAVGELKLCSMILRYYADNGPAFLEPTSITPMMGKGEAVVETRPVGALLAIEPWNYPFYQVVRVAGPNLVLGNTVILKHAENVPQCAMAVERLFTDAGAPAGVFTNTFLRIADVEQVIADPRIQGVTLTGSERAGSAVAALAGKHLKKSVLELGGSDPFIVLDAEDMGATVKAATMGRMQNTGQACTASKRLIVTEELFEPFVEGLKQAFGTFAPGDPADPSTSLAPLSSERAAQDLHAQIQDAVDKGATVVAGGRRPEHPGAFVEATILTDVTPEMRAYREELFGPAAVVYRVKDADEAVALANDSDFGLGATVMSGDLDRARSVADRLEAGMVWINQPTGSSPELPFGGVKRSGYGRELSELAVFEFANRRLVRTVPVKKAEPAGG